In Alicyclobacillus vulcanalis, a single window of DNA contains:
- the rpsG gene encoding 30S ribosomal protein S7 gives MPRKGPVPKRDVLPDPVYNNKLVARLINKVMVDGKKGIAERIVYKAFDIIRERTGKDPMEVFEAALRNVMPVLEVKARRVGGSNYQVPVEVRPERRISLGLRWLVQYARLRNEKGMEYRLAAELMDAANNTGGAVRKREDTHRMAEANKAFAHYRW, from the coding sequence GTGCCGAGAAAAGGGCCCGTCCCAAAGCGTGATGTGCTTCCGGATCCTGTGTACAACAACAAGTTGGTCGCCCGCCTCATCAACAAGGTGATGGTCGACGGCAAGAAGGGCATTGCTGAGCGCATCGTGTACAAGGCGTTCGACATCATCCGCGAGCGCACCGGGAAAGATCCCATGGAGGTCTTCGAGGCGGCGCTTCGCAACGTGATGCCTGTGCTGGAGGTTAAGGCTCGCCGTGTCGGCGGTTCCAACTATCAGGTGCCTGTCGAGGTGCGTCCGGAACGGCGCATTTCTCTCGGGCTCCGCTGGTTGGTGCAGTATGCCCGGCTGCGGAACGAGAAAGGCATGGAGTATCGTCTGGCCGCCGAACTGATGGACGCCGCGAACAACACGGGCGGTGCGGTTCGCAAGCGCGAGGATACCCATCGCATGGCGGAAGCCAACAAGGCGTTTGCTCACTATCGCTGGTAA
- a CDS encoding ribosomal L7Ae/L30e/S12e/Gadd45 family protein yields MSLDDIRQAKNKTVGTNQTLKALRQPSGRVVCVYVAKDAEPRVTEPVVQLASRLGVPIEWVDTMRQLGKACGIEVGAASACILSD; encoded by the coding sequence GTGTCCCTTGACGACATACGCCAAGCGAAGAACAAGACCGTCGGCACGAACCAGACGCTCAAAGCGCTGAGGCAACCGTCTGGTCGTGTGGTATGCGTGTATGTCGCGAAGGATGCCGAGCCGAGAGTCACGGAGCCCGTCGTCCAGCTCGCATCGAGATTGGGCGTTCCCATTGAATGGGTCGATACCATGAGGCAGCTCGGGAAGGCTTGCGGCATCGAGGTTGGTGCGGCATCCGCGTGCATCCTGTCGGATTAG
- the rpoC gene encoding DNA-directed RNA polymerase subunit beta': protein MFDLNNFEFMKIGLASPEKIRSWSHGEVKKPETINYRTLRPEKEGLFCEKIFGPTRDWECHCGKYKRIRYKGVVCDRCGVEVTRSKVRRERMGHIELAAPVSHIWFFKGIPSRMGLILDMSPRALEEVIYFASYVVTDPGDTPLEKKQLLSEKEYRSYREKYGYAFKAGMGAEAIRTLLQEIDLDREVEVLREELRTAQGQRRNRAIKRLEVIEAFRQSGNKPSWMILEALPVIPPDLRPMVQLDGGRFATSDLNDLYRRVINRNNRLKRLLDLGAPDIIVQNEKRMLQEAVDALIDNGRRGRPVTGPGNRPLKSLSHMLKGKQGRFRQNLLGKRVDYSGRSVIVVGPELRMYQCGLPKEMALELFKPFVMKELVARGLAHNIKSAKRKVERVSDEVWDVVEDVIKQHPVLLNRAPTLHRLGIQAFEPILVEGRAIKLHPLVCTAYNADFDGDQMAVHVPLSAEAQAEARLLMLAAHNILNPKDGKPVVTPTQDMVLGSYYLTIEREGAPGEGKVFASMSEVEYALHQRHITLQTRIAIPAKAVGKTSFTEQQARALLITTPGKLIFNSIFPADFPYLNSAAKSNLLGGPPDETFVFEKGVDIREAIRNRPIPKAVIKKDLGNILAECFRRYGTTMTAEILDKVKRLGFHYSTLAGITISISDIVVPEEKKRIIADAEAKEHKLKLQYRRGLITEEEQYVTFSQIWSEAKEQISSILMDSMDQFNPIYMMATSGARGSNSQITQLAGMRGLMANPSGEIIQLAIKSNFREGLSVLEYFISTHGARKGLADTALRTADSGYLTRRLVDVAQDTIVREHDCGTDKGLRVMEIRDGSEVIEDLRDRLEGRVAFQDVYHPETGEKIVGKNELIDEEAADKIVSAGIKEVIIRSVLTCRTRHGVCQLCYGRNLATGDMVEVGEAVGIIAAQSIGEPGTQLTMRTFHTGGVAGDDITQGLPRVQELFEARNPKGQAVIAEFDGVITDIREGKDKREIELTGESETKTYQIPYGSRIRVSVGQQLEAGEELTEGSVDPKEMLRVKGLQGVQNYLLREVQRVYRLQGVDINDKHIEVMIRQMLRKVRILDAGDTELLPGTYVDLFDYEAANREALLSGKEPAVARPALLGITKASLETDSFLSAASFQETTRVLTEAAIKGKVDRLLGLKENVIIGKLIPAGTGMARYRSVEPEVARPGESEAAATGDETAETEAVPSAE, encoded by the coding sequence TTGTTTGACCTGAACAACTTTGAGTTCATGAAGATTGGGCTCGCGTCGCCGGAAAAAATCCGCTCTTGGTCGCACGGCGAGGTGAAAAAGCCGGAAACGATCAACTACCGCACGCTTCGCCCGGAGAAGGAGGGCCTCTTCTGCGAGAAGATCTTTGGCCCCACCCGCGACTGGGAGTGTCATTGCGGCAAGTACAAGCGGATCCGGTACAAGGGTGTCGTCTGCGACCGCTGCGGCGTAGAGGTCACGCGGTCCAAGGTGCGCCGCGAGCGCATGGGCCACATTGAGCTGGCCGCGCCCGTCTCGCACATCTGGTTCTTCAAGGGCATCCCGAGCCGCATGGGGCTCATCCTCGACATGTCGCCGCGAGCGCTCGAGGAAGTCATTTACTTTGCATCGTACGTGGTGACCGATCCCGGCGACACGCCGCTTGAGAAGAAGCAGCTCCTCTCCGAGAAGGAGTACCGGTCCTACCGCGAGAAGTACGGGTACGCCTTCAAGGCGGGCATGGGTGCCGAGGCGATTCGCACGCTCTTGCAGGAGATCGATCTCGACCGCGAGGTCGAGGTCCTGCGCGAGGAACTCCGCACGGCCCAGGGGCAGCGCCGCAATCGGGCCATCAAGCGCCTCGAGGTCATCGAGGCGTTCCGCCAGTCCGGCAACAAACCGAGCTGGATGATCCTCGAAGCTCTGCCGGTTATCCCGCCGGATCTCCGGCCGATGGTGCAGCTGGACGGCGGCCGGTTCGCGACGTCGGACCTGAACGACCTGTACCGGCGCGTGATCAACCGGAACAACCGCCTCAAGCGGCTCTTGGACCTCGGCGCGCCGGACATTATCGTGCAGAACGAGAAGCGCATGTTGCAGGAGGCTGTGGACGCCCTCATCGACAACGGGCGCCGCGGCCGCCCGGTGACGGGGCCTGGCAATCGCCCGCTGAAGAGCCTCTCGCACATGCTGAAGGGCAAGCAGGGCCGATTCCGCCAGAACCTGCTCGGCAAGCGCGTGGACTACTCCGGCCGATCCGTCATTGTCGTGGGGCCCGAGTTGCGCATGTATCAGTGCGGGTTGCCGAAGGAGATGGCGCTCGAGCTCTTCAAGCCGTTCGTGATGAAGGAACTCGTGGCGCGCGGTCTCGCCCACAACATCAAAAGCGCGAAGCGCAAGGTCGAGCGCGTCTCGGATGAGGTTTGGGACGTGGTGGAAGACGTCATCAAGCAACATCCGGTGCTGTTGAACCGCGCCCCGACGCTTCACCGCCTCGGCATCCAGGCGTTTGAGCCCATCCTTGTGGAAGGGCGCGCCATCAAGCTCCATCCGCTGGTCTGCACCGCTTACAACGCGGACTTCGATGGCGACCAGATGGCGGTGCACGTGCCGCTGTCGGCGGAAGCGCAGGCGGAAGCTCGCCTGCTCATGCTGGCCGCACACAACATCCTGAACCCGAAGGATGGGAAGCCGGTCGTCACGCCGACGCAGGACATGGTCTTGGGGTCCTACTATCTGACCATCGAGCGGGAGGGTGCGCCTGGCGAGGGCAAGGTCTTTGCCAGCATGTCCGAGGTGGAGTACGCGCTGCATCAGCGGCACATCACCCTTCAGACGCGCATCGCGATTCCCGCAAAGGCCGTGGGCAAGACGTCGTTCACCGAGCAGCAGGCTCGAGCCTTGCTCATCACGACGCCCGGGAAACTGATCTTTAACAGCATCTTTCCGGCCGACTTCCCGTACCTCAACTCGGCGGCGAAGTCGAACCTGCTCGGCGGTCCGCCGGATGAAACGTTCGTCTTCGAGAAAGGCGTGGACATCCGCGAAGCGATTCGGAATCGGCCGATCCCGAAGGCCGTCATCAAAAAGGACCTCGGCAATATCCTGGCGGAGTGCTTCCGCCGCTACGGGACCACGATGACGGCGGAAATCCTCGACAAGGTGAAGCGGCTTGGGTTCCACTACTCCACGCTCGCCGGCATCACGATTTCTATCAGCGACATCGTGGTGCCCGAGGAGAAGAAGCGCATCATCGCGGACGCGGAGGCGAAGGAACATAAGCTGAAGCTCCAGTACCGCCGCGGGCTCATCACGGAAGAGGAGCAGTATGTGACCTTCAGCCAAATTTGGTCCGAGGCGAAAGAGCAGATTTCGTCCATCCTGATGGACAGCATGGACCAGTTCAACCCGATTTACATGATGGCGACGTCCGGCGCGCGCGGCTCGAATTCGCAGATCACGCAGCTCGCCGGCATGCGCGGGCTGATGGCCAATCCGTCGGGCGAGATCATCCAGTTGGCCATTAAGTCGAACTTCCGCGAGGGCCTGTCCGTCTTGGAGTATTTCATCTCCACCCACGGCGCGCGCAAAGGCCTCGCCGACACCGCGCTGCGGACCGCCGACTCGGGTTACCTGACGCGCCGCCTCGTCGACGTTGCGCAGGATACGATCGTGCGCGAGCACGACTGCGGTACTGACAAGGGGCTCCGTGTCATGGAAATCCGCGACGGGAGCGAGGTCATCGAGGATCTGCGCGATCGGCTCGAGGGACGCGTCGCGTTCCAGGACGTGTATCACCCAGAGACCGGCGAGAAAATCGTCGGCAAGAACGAGCTGATCGACGAAGAGGCCGCCGACAAGATCGTGTCGGCCGGCATCAAAGAGGTCATCATCCGCTCCGTGCTGACGTGCCGCACGCGCCACGGTGTGTGCCAGCTGTGCTACGGCCGCAACCTCGCGACGGGCGACATGGTCGAGGTGGGCGAGGCGGTGGGCATCATCGCTGCGCAGTCCATCGGCGAGCCGGGTACGCAGCTGACGATGCGCACGTTCCACACCGGCGGCGTGGCGGGCGACGACATCACGCAGGGTCTGCCGCGCGTTCAGGAGCTGTTCGAGGCGCGCAACCCGAAAGGTCAGGCCGTGATCGCCGAATTCGACGGCGTCATCACCGATATCCGCGAGGGCAAGGACAAGCGCGAAATCGAGCTGACGGGTGAGAGCGAGACGAAGACCTATCAGATCCCGTACGGCTCGCGAATTCGCGTCAGCGTTGGCCAGCAGCTCGAGGCGGGCGAGGAGCTCACGGAAGGGTCGGTCGATCCGAAGGAAATGCTTCGCGTCAAGGGCCTGCAGGGTGTGCAAAACTACCTGCTGCGCGAAGTTCAGCGCGTCTACCGCCTGCAAGGCGTGGATATCAACGACAAGCACATCGAAGTGATGATCCGGCAGATGTTGCGGAAAGTCCGCATCCTGGATGCCGGCGACACGGAGCTGCTGCCGGGGACGTACGTGGATCTGTTCGACTACGAAGCGGCGAACCGGGAGGCGCTCCTCTCCGGCAAGGAACCGGCGGTGGCGCGTCCGGCGCTTCTCGGTATCACCAAAGCGTCGCTCGAGACCGACTCGTTCCTCTCGGCCGCGTCGTTCCAGGAGACGACGCGCGTGCTGACCGAGGCGGCCATCAAGGGCAAGGTGGACCGACTCCTTGGGCTCAAGGAGAACGTGATCATCGGCAAGCTGATCCCGGCCGGTACGGGCATGGCGCGTTATCGATCCGTCGAGCCGGAAGTGGCCCGGCCGGGCGAGAGCGAGGCCGCGGCCACGGGCGACGAGACCGCGGAGACCGAGGCTGTACCGAGCGCCGAGTGA
- a CDS encoding class I SAM-dependent methyltransferase — MAHYFEEQPAAPSDERAVTVSARGITVRLVTDRGVFSKSGLDEGTRRLIETADLSGATSALDLGCGYGPVTAILSRAFPGVRWWMVDINQRAVELARRNTADLVPPPVVRQWDGIPPDLEDTFDHVLLNPPIRAGKATVFRLYEDAKRALAKQGKLWVVIQKKHGAPSTEAKLRELFDEVDVAYRKAGYFVFCARRA; from the coding sequence GTGGCTCACTACTTCGAAGAGCAGCCCGCTGCGCCGAGCGATGAGCGCGCGGTCACCGTCTCCGCTCGCGGGATCACCGTGCGTTTGGTGACGGACCGCGGGGTGTTCAGCAAGTCGGGCTTGGACGAAGGCACGCGCAGGCTCATCGAGACGGCCGACTTATCCGGCGCGACCTCCGCGCTCGATCTCGGCTGTGGGTACGGACCCGTCACAGCCATCCTGTCGCGCGCCTTCCCGGGTGTGCGTTGGTGGATGGTGGACATCAACCAGCGGGCGGTTGAACTCGCCCGGCGCAATACCGCCGACCTCGTTCCGCCTCCTGTCGTACGGCAATGGGACGGCATTCCGCCGGACCTCGAGGACACGTTCGATCACGTCCTGCTCAATCCCCCGATCCGTGCCGGTAAGGCGACGGTCTTCAGACTCTACGAGGACGCAAAGCGGGCTCTTGCGAAGCAAGGGAAGCTATGGGTCGTGATTCAGAAAAAGCACGGCGCACCGTCGACGGAGGCAAAGCTGCGCGAACTCTTTGACGAGGTGGACGTTGCCTATCGCAAGGCGGGCTACTTCGTCTTCTGCGCGCGGCGGGCGTGA
- the rpsL gene encoding 30S ribosomal protein S12, whose amino-acid sequence MPTINQLVRKGRKAVVKKSKAPALQFGYNSQTKKLTDLPSPQKRGVCTRVGTMTPKKPNSALRKYARVRLTNTIEVTAYIPGIGHNLQEHSVVLVRGGRVKDLPGVRYHIVRGALDAAGVKDRMQGRSKYGAKRPKK is encoded by the coding sequence GTGCCGACGATCAACCAATTGGTGCGCAAAGGCCGCAAGGCCGTCGTGAAGAAGTCCAAGGCGCCTGCGCTGCAATTCGGCTACAACAGCCAGACCAAGAAGCTGACGGACCTTCCGTCTCCGCAGAAGCGCGGCGTGTGCACGCGCGTAGGCACCATGACGCCGAAGAAGCCGAACTCGGCTCTGCGGAAGTACGCTCGTGTCCGTTTGACCAACACCATCGAGGTCACGGCGTACATCCCGGGCATTGGCCACAATCTGCAGGAACACTCCGTGGTGCTGGTTCGTGGCGGGCGCGTCAAGGACCTGCCGGGTGTGCGTTATCACATCGTCCGCGGCGCGTTGGACGCGGCGGGTGTGAAGGATCGCATGCAGGGGCGTTCCAAGTACGGTGCGAAGCGGCCGAAGAAGTAA
- the rpoB gene encoding DNA-directed RNA polymerase subunit beta: protein MVKYGWAERRSYARIREVLDLPNLIEIQQKSYEWFLREGLRETFADISPITDFTGNLVLEFVDYSLGEPKYDVEESKERDVTYAAPLRVKVRLLNKETGEVKEQEVFLGDFPLMTETGTFIINGAERVIVSQLVRSPSVYYSSKIDKNGKRTFAATVIPNRGAWLEFETDAKDVVYVRIDRTRKLPITVLLRALGLSSDAEIIDLLGEDEYLQNTLDKDTTDSTERALIEIYERLRPGEPPTVENARALLASRFFDPKRYDLAAVGRYKINKKLHLKNRLLNQRLAETLVDEETGEILAEAGTVLDRRTLDRLIPRLSGKVGRFTVRGTRDLFEHDEIPLQMVKIFSPAEDGKVLHVISNGELPSDVKYITPSDIIAAVSYFFNLLRGVGTTDDIDHLGNRRLRSVGELLQNQFRIGLSRMERVVRERMSIQDASAITPQALINIRPVIAAIKEFFGSSQLSQFMDQTNPLAELTHKRRLSALGPGGLTRERAGFEVRDVHYSHYGRMCPIETPEGPNIGLINSLSTYARVNEYGFIETPYCRVDPETGVVTDQIDYLTADEEENYLIAQANEPLTEDGHFASEEITVRSREDVITVSRDRIDYMDVSPKQVVSVATALIPFLENDDANRALMGSNMQRQAVPLLVTDSPLVGTGMEYQAAKDSGVCVVSKHNGVVERVTAREIWVREEAVVDGRVVKGNLHKYKLIKFARSNQNTCLNQRPIVREGDRVKVGDILADGPATQKGELALGRNVLVAFMTWEGYNYEDAILISEKMVKEDVYTSIHIEEYEIEARDTKLGPEEITRDIPNVGEDALKNLDERGIIRIGAEITTNDILVGKVTPKGVTELTAEERLLHAIFGEKAREVRDTSLRVPHGGAGIVVDVKVFTRENGDELPAGVNQLVRVYVAQKRKISEGDKMAGRHGNKGVVARILPEEDMPFLEDGTPVEIVLNPLGVPSRMNIGQVLETHLGMAAKVLGLKMATPVFDGAKPEDVFETLREAGLPDDGKQVLYDGRTGEPFENRVTVGYVYMMKLHHLVDDKIHARSTGPYSLVTQQPLGGKAQFGGQRFGEMEVWALEAYGAAYTLQELLTVKSDDVVGRVKTYEAIVKGENVPEPGVPESFKVLIKELQSLGMDVKILSGDEREIEMKEMDDDEDSPDRLNLNLEYNEVGD from the coding sequence ATGGTCAAGTACGGATGGGCGGAGCGCCGCAGTTACGCGCGCATTCGCGAGGTCCTCGATCTCCCAAACCTCATCGAGATTCAGCAAAAATCGTACGAGTGGTTCCTGCGGGAGGGCCTTCGCGAGACCTTCGCGGACATTTCTCCCATCACGGACTTCACCGGCAATCTGGTGCTTGAGTTCGTGGACTACAGCCTCGGCGAGCCCAAGTACGACGTAGAAGAGTCCAAGGAGCGAGATGTCACGTACGCCGCGCCGCTCCGGGTCAAGGTTCGCCTGCTCAACAAGGAGACGGGCGAGGTCAAGGAGCAGGAGGTGTTTCTCGGCGACTTCCCGCTCATGACCGAGACGGGAACCTTCATTATCAACGGCGCTGAGCGCGTGATCGTCAGCCAGCTTGTCCGCTCCCCCAGCGTCTATTATAGCAGCAAGATCGACAAGAATGGCAAACGTACGTTCGCTGCTACCGTCATTCCGAACCGCGGCGCGTGGCTCGAGTTCGAGACGGACGCGAAAGACGTCGTGTACGTCCGGATCGACCGCACGCGCAAGTTGCCCATCACGGTGTTGTTGCGGGCGTTGGGGCTGTCGTCCGACGCCGAGATCATCGATTTGTTGGGCGAAGACGAGTATCTGCAGAACACGCTGGACAAGGATACCACGGATTCGACGGAGCGGGCCTTGATTGAGATTTACGAGCGCCTGCGCCCGGGCGAACCGCCGACGGTCGAGAATGCGCGCGCTCTGCTCGCATCCCGTTTCTTTGACCCGAAGAGGTACGATCTCGCCGCCGTCGGTCGATACAAGATCAACAAAAAGCTCCACCTGAAAAATCGGTTGCTGAATCAACGCCTCGCCGAAACGCTGGTGGACGAGGAGACAGGCGAGATCCTCGCCGAGGCGGGCACGGTGCTCGATCGGCGCACCTTGGATCGCCTGATTCCGCGCCTGTCCGGCAAAGTGGGGCGTTTCACGGTGCGCGGCACGCGGGACCTGTTTGAGCACGACGAGATCCCGCTGCAGATGGTGAAGATTTTCAGCCCCGCGGAGGATGGGAAGGTCCTGCACGTCATTTCAAACGGCGAGTTGCCGTCCGACGTGAAGTACATCACGCCGTCCGACATCATCGCGGCGGTATCGTATTTCTTCAACCTGTTGCGCGGCGTCGGCACGACGGACGACATCGACCACTTGGGCAACCGGCGCTTGCGTTCGGTCGGCGAGCTGCTGCAGAACCAGTTCCGCATTGGGCTCTCGCGCATGGAGCGCGTTGTGCGCGAGCGGATGTCCATCCAGGACGCGAGCGCCATCACGCCGCAGGCGCTCATCAACATCCGGCCGGTGATCGCCGCCATCAAAGAGTTCTTTGGTTCGAGCCAGCTGTCCCAGTTTATGGACCAGACCAATCCGCTGGCGGAATTGACGCATAAGCGGCGCCTGTCGGCGCTCGGGCCCGGCGGACTCACGCGCGAACGCGCGGGCTTTGAGGTGCGAGACGTTCACTACTCGCACTACGGCCGCATGTGTCCCATCGAGACACCTGAAGGGCCGAACATCGGCCTGATCAACTCGCTCTCGACGTACGCCCGCGTGAATGAGTACGGGTTCATCGAGACCCCCTACTGCAGGGTCGACCCCGAGACGGGCGTCGTGACGGACCAAATCGACTATCTCACGGCCGACGAGGAGGAGAACTACCTCATCGCGCAGGCGAACGAGCCGCTGACGGAAGACGGTCATTTTGCGTCGGAGGAAATCACGGTTCGGTCGCGCGAGGACGTCATCACCGTAAGCCGGGATCGCATTGACTACATGGACGTGTCGCCCAAACAGGTCGTCTCGGTGGCCACGGCTCTCATTCCGTTCCTCGAAAACGACGATGCGAACCGTGCGCTCATGGGATCCAACATGCAGCGCCAGGCCGTGCCGCTGCTCGTCACCGATTCTCCGCTGGTCGGGACGGGGATGGAGTACCAGGCGGCGAAGGATTCCGGCGTCTGCGTGGTCTCGAAGCACAATGGCGTCGTCGAGCGCGTGACGGCCAGGGAAATCTGGGTGCGCGAAGAGGCGGTCGTGGACGGCCGGGTGGTGAAGGGCAATCTCCACAAATACAAGCTGATCAAGTTTGCCCGCTCCAACCAAAACACGTGCTTGAATCAGCGCCCCATCGTGCGCGAGGGCGATCGCGTCAAGGTGGGCGACATCCTGGCCGATGGGCCAGCCACGCAAAAGGGCGAGCTGGCGCTCGGGCGCAATGTGCTCGTCGCGTTCATGACGTGGGAGGGCTACAACTACGAGGACGCCATTCTCATCTCGGAAAAGATGGTGAAGGAAGACGTCTACACGTCGATTCACATCGAGGAGTACGAGATCGAGGCGCGCGACACCAAGCTCGGACCGGAAGAGATTACGCGCGATATCCCGAACGTGGGCGAGGACGCGCTGAAGAATCTGGACGAGCGCGGGATTATCCGCATCGGTGCGGAAATCACGACGAACGACATCCTGGTGGGCAAGGTGACGCCGAAAGGCGTGACGGAGCTCACGGCGGAAGAGCGCCTGCTGCACGCTATCTTCGGTGAGAAGGCGCGCGAAGTGCGCGATACGTCGCTGCGCGTGCCGCACGGGGGCGCCGGGATCGTCGTGGACGTGAAGGTGTTCACGCGCGAGAACGGCGACGAACTGCCAGCCGGCGTCAACCAGCTGGTGCGCGTGTATGTCGCCCAAAAGCGGAAGATCTCCGAGGGCGACAAGATGGCTGGCCGCCACGGGAACAAGGGCGTCGTTGCGCGCATCCTGCCGGAAGAGGATATGCCGTTCCTCGAGGATGGCACGCCCGTCGAGATCGTCCTGAACCCGCTCGGCGTGCCGTCGCGTATGAACATCGGGCAGGTGCTGGAGACGCACCTCGGGATGGCGGCGAAGGTCCTCGGCCTCAAGATGGCGACGCCCGTGTTCGACGGCGCGAAGCCGGAAGATGTGTTTGAGACCTTGCGCGAGGCCGGTTTGCCGGACGACGGCAAGCAGGTCTTGTACGACGGGCGGACCGGTGAGCCGTTTGAAAACCGCGTCACCGTCGGTTACGTGTACATGATGAAGCTTCACCACCTGGTGGACGACAAGATTCACGCCCGCTCGACGGGGCCGTACTCACTCGTCACGCAGCAGCCGCTCGGCGGAAAGGCGCAGTTCGGTGGCCAGCGGTTTGGCGAGATGGAGGTGTGGGCGCTCGAGGCGTACGGCGCGGCTTACACGCTCCAGGAACTCCTCACCGTCAAGTCGGACGACGTGGTCGGGCGCGTCAAGACGTACGAGGCCATCGTGAAGGGCGAGAACGTCCCGGAGCCTGGCGTGCCGGAGTCGTTCAAGGTGTTGATCAAGGAGCTTCAGAGCTTGGGCATGGACGTCAAGATTCTGAGCGGCGACGAGCGCGAGATCGAGATGAAAGAAATGGACGACGACGAGGACAGCCCCGACAGGCTCAATCTGAACCTGGAGTACAACGAGGTCGGCGATTGA
- the fusA gene encoding elongation factor G, translating to MARAFPLEKTRNIGIIAHIDAGKTTTTERILFYTGRVHKIGEVHEGAATMDWMVQEQERGITITSAATTCQWKGHRINIIDTPGHVDFTVEVERSLRVLDGAVAVFDAKMGVEPQSETVWRQADKYHVPRIAYVNKMDIVGADFLACVDQMKKRLGAKAVPIQLPIGAEDTFKGMVDLIEMKAIIYTDDLGTRAENTDIPPELQQLAEEKRAEMIEAVAEVNEELMMKYLEGEELTVEEIKAGLREGTCKGVLFPVLCGSSYRNKGVQPMLDAVVEYLPAPNDIPAIKGFTPDGQEVERHSSDDEPFAALAFKIMSDPFVGKLAFFRVYSGTLQSGSYVLNSTKGKRERIGRILQMHANHREEIEQVYAGDIAAAVGLKDTTTGDTLCDEKSVVVLESMDFPDPVISVSIEPKTKADQDKMAIALQKLAEEDPTFRTYTDQETGQTIIQGMGELHLEIIVDRMQREFKVECNVGKPQVAYRETITKRVDQEGRFVRQSGGRGQYGHVKIILEPLERGQGFVFENKIVGGVVPKEYIPAVEEGIQEAMRNGVLAGYPLVDIKATLYDGSYHEVDSSEMAFKIAGSMALKAGAEKAAPILLEPVMRVEVTVPEEYMGDILGDINARRGRVEGMETRGNASVIKAYVPLAEMFGYSTSLRSRTQGRGTYSMELAYYDEVPRNVAEGIIKKNKGE from the coding sequence ATGGCACGCGCATTCCCGCTCGAGAAGACGCGGAATATCGGCATTATTGCTCACATCGATGCCGGTAAGACCACGACGACCGAGCGCATTCTGTTTTACACGGGCCGCGTCCACAAGATCGGCGAGGTGCACGAAGGTGCCGCGACGATGGACTGGATGGTCCAAGAGCAGGAGCGCGGGATCACCATCACGTCCGCCGCTACGACCTGTCAATGGAAGGGGCATCGCATCAACATTATCGACACGCCAGGACACGTGGACTTCACCGTCGAGGTGGAGCGTTCCCTGCGCGTGCTCGATGGTGCGGTGGCGGTTTTCGACGCCAAGATGGGCGTTGAACCCCAGTCGGAGACGGTGTGGCGGCAGGCTGATAAGTATCACGTTCCTCGTATCGCCTACGTCAACAAGATGGACATCGTCGGCGCAGACTTCCTCGCGTGTGTCGACCAGATGAAGAAGCGCTTGGGTGCCAAGGCGGTCCCGATTCAGCTGCCCATCGGTGCGGAGGACACCTTCAAGGGGATGGTGGACCTCATCGAGATGAAGGCCATCATCTACACGGACGATCTCGGCACGCGCGCCGAAAATACGGACATCCCTCCGGAACTGCAGCAGCTCGCCGAAGAGAAGCGGGCCGAGATGATCGAGGCTGTGGCGGAAGTCAACGAGGAATTGATGATGAAGTACCTCGAGGGCGAGGAGCTCACCGTCGAGGAGATCAAGGCAGGGCTGCGCGAGGGCACGTGTAAGGGCGTATTGTTCCCTGTGCTGTGCGGGTCCTCGTATCGCAACAAAGGCGTTCAGCCGATGTTGGATGCCGTGGTGGAGTACCTCCCGGCGCCGAACGACATCCCGGCCATCAAGGGCTTTACGCCGGACGGCCAAGAGGTCGAGCGGCATTCGTCGGACGACGAGCCATTCGCGGCGCTGGCGTTCAAGATCATGAGCGATCCGTTTGTGGGTAAGCTCGCGTTCTTCCGGGTGTATTCCGGTACGCTGCAGTCGGGATCGTACGTGCTCAACTCGACGAAAGGCAAGCGCGAGCGCATCGGCCGCATCCTGCAGATGCACGCGAACCACCGCGAGGAGATCGAGCAGGTGTACGCGGGCGACATCGCCGCTGCCGTCGGCCTGAAGGATACCACGACGGGCGACACGCTTTGCGACGAAAAGAGCGTGGTCGTGCTCGAGTCGATGGACTTCCCGGACCCGGTCATCTCGGTCTCCATCGAGCCGAAGACGAAGGCCGACCAGGACAAGATGGCGATCGCGCTGCAAAAGCTCGCCGAAGAAGATCCGACGTTCCGCACGTACACGGATCAGGAGACGGGGCAAACCATTATCCAGGGTATGGGCGAGCTGCACCTCGAGATTATCGTCGATCGGATGCAGCGCGAGTTTAAGGTCGAGTGCAACGTGGGCAAGCCTCAGGTTGCATACCGCGAGACCATCACGAAGCGGGTCGACCAGGAAGGTCGCTTCGTGCGGCAGTCGGGCGGCCGCGGGCAGTACGGCCACGTCAAGATCATCCTGGAGCCACTCGAACGCGGGCAGGGCTTCGTGTTCGAGAACAAAATTGTCGGCGGTGTGGTCCCGAAGGAGTACATTCCTGCCGTCGAGGAAGGTATCCAGGAGGCCATGCGCAACGGCGTTTTGGCCGGCTATCCGCTGGTGGATATCAAGGCGACGCTGTACGACGGCTCGTATCACGAGGTGGACTCCAGCGAAATGGCATTCAAGATCGCTGGTTCCATGGCCTTGAAGGCTGGTGCCGAGAAAGCGGCGCCCATCCTGCTCGAGCCGGTCATGCGCGTCGAGGTCACGGTTCCCGAGGAGTACATGGGCGACATTCTCGGGGATATCAACGCGCGGCGCGGCCGCGTGGAGGGCATGGAGACGCGCGGCAACGCGAGCGTCATCAAAGCCTACGTGCCTCTCGCCGAGATGTTTGGTTATTCCACCTCTCTGCGGTCGCGCACCCAAGGGCGCGGCACGTATTCGATGGAACTCGCCTACTACGACGAGGTCCCGCGGAACGTCGCAGAGGGGATTATCAAGAAGAACAAAGGCGAATAA